The window GGTCGAAGGAGAGCCTGACCGGCCGGACGGTGGAGTCGCAGTGGTTGAGCTCCATACCGTCGAACGGCCGCTCGGCCGGGTAGCCGTAGGCGAAGGCCGAGGTGATCTGCTCGCGAGGGGCGTTGAACCAGATCGGGACGGAGCCGCCGACCGTCTCCTCCAGCGACTTGCCGGAGCCGTTCTCGTCGCGGACCCGGATGATCCCGTAGTCGAACTGGGAGTTGGGGCCGACACCGGTCTCCTTCACCCAGGTCGGCGCGACCAGCGCGCGGACCGCCGTCCACCGCCCGTACGGGGAGACCTGCTGCTCGGTGTACTGCCTGCCCCGGCTGGCCTGGCCGTCGCGGTTGTAGCCGGGGACGAAGACGATGTTCTTCAGCCAGCCGCCGCCCTTGCCGTCGTGCAGGCAGTGCGCGGCGGTGTAGACGAGGTTGCTGCGGCCCGGGTTGGCCGGGTCGGAGACCACGGTGCCCGAGCACATCGAGTCGCCCTCGGGCGCGGTCATGAAGATCTTGCCGACCACCGCCGTCGCCGGGCTGTACGGGTGCGGCTGCGGCCTGGCCGGGACGGCCGCCGGCGGATCGTCCCGGACGACCGTGTTCCCCGGGCTCTTGTGCGAGTACTCCGGGGTGGGCCGGCCCTTGGCGTTCTCCATCTTGGCGATCGACCAGAAGCCCTGGGCGACCTCGTTGACGAAGGCGTTCTCGCTGACGAAGCGGGCCCAGTCGTCGAGCTTCCAGCCGGCGAGGTCCTGGAGGCTGCCGGGCAGTGCGCCCGGCTTGGCGGACGCGGCGGTGGCGGCGGCGGTCGTGGCCGGGGTGGACGCGGCGTCGGCGCTGCCCGCGTCCTCCGGTCCGCAGGCGGTCGCGGTGAGCGCGAGCGCGGCGAGTACGGCGGCGGCCGCCGGCGCGGTGCGGTGCCTGGTCTTCGGCATGGTCATCGGTCCCCGTGTGGTCTTCGGCGCGGTGGCGGCTACTTCTGCTTCCTGGAGATGTAGTCCAGGGCCTGCTTGGCGACCGTCT of the Kitasatospora sp. NBC_01246 genome contains:
- a CDS encoding trypsin-like serine peptidase; this translates as MTMPKTRHRTAPAAAAVLAALALTATACGPEDAGSADAASTPATTAAATAASAKPGALPGSLQDLAGWKLDDWARFVSENAFVNEVAQGFWSIAKMENAKGRPTPEYSHKSPGNTVVRDDPPAAVPARPQPHPYSPATAVVGKIFMTAPEGDSMCSGTVVSDPANPGRSNLVYTAAHCLHDGKGGGWLKNIVFVPGYNRDGQASRGRQYTEQQVSPYGRWTAVRALVAPTWVKETGVGPNSQFDYGIIRVRDENGSGKSLEETVGGSVPIWFNAPREQITSAFAYGYPAERPFDGMELNHCDSTVRPVRLSFDQARPPMYVIGCTMTGGSSGGGWFITKDGKPNLISVNSIGNRNPSEYMAGPSLQDQAKQAFDYFSKNAK